The Rhizobium sp. BT03 genome has a window encoding:
- a CDS encoding HlyC/CorC family transporter — protein sequence MTVEGALAFLATYWPEILSITALVLMSAFFSGSETALTAVSRSRIHTLEVNGDERAGIVRQLIERRDRLIGALLIGNNLANILSSSIATSLFLGLFGSSGVALATLAMTVILVIFAEVLPKSWAISTPDRFALAVAVPARLFVLVVGPISSFVNAIVRRILALFGINLSREVSMLTAHEELRGAVDLLHREGSVVKADRDRLGGVLDLGELELSDIMVHRTAMRAINADDPPEAVVRAILESPYTRMPLWRGTIDNIIGVVHAKDLLRALAEPNMEPQNLDIVKIAQKPWFVPDSTNLEDQLNAFLRRKQHFAVVVDEYGEVQGIVTLEDILEEIVGDISDEHDIEIQGVRQEADGSVVVDGGVPIRDLNRALDWHLPDEEATTIAGLVIHESMIIPEERQAFTFYGKRFIVMKREKNRITKLRIRPAGEDGAKPA from the coding sequence ATGACCGTCGAAGGCGCTCTGGCATTTCTTGCGACATATTGGCCGGAGATCCTTTCGATCACGGCGCTGGTGCTGATGTCCGCCTTCTTTTCCGGCTCGGAAACGGCGCTGACCGCGGTTTCGCGCAGCCGCATCCATACGCTTGAGGTCAACGGCGACGAACGCGCCGGCATCGTCCGGCAGCTGATCGAGCGGCGCGACCGGCTGATCGGCGCGCTGCTGATCGGCAACAACCTCGCCAACATCCTGTCGTCGTCGATCGCCACCAGCCTGTTCCTCGGGCTGTTCGGCAGTTCCGGCGTGGCGCTGGCGACGCTCGCCATGACCGTCATCCTGGTCATCTTCGCCGAAGTGCTGCCGAAGAGCTGGGCGATTTCTACACCCGACCGTTTCGCGCTTGCCGTTGCCGTTCCCGCCAGGCTCTTCGTTCTCGTCGTCGGCCCGATTTCCTCCTTCGTCAATGCGATCGTCCGGCGGATCCTGGCCCTATTCGGCATCAACCTTTCGCGCGAGGTATCGATGCTGACGGCGCATGAGGAGCTGCGCGGCGCCGTCGACCTGCTGCACCGCGAGGGATCGGTGGTGAAAGCTGACCGCGACCGGCTGGGCGGCGTACTCGATCTCGGCGAGCTCGAACTCTCCGACATCATGGTCCACCGCACGGCGATGCGGGCGATCAACGCCGACGATCCGCCTGAGGCGGTGGTGCGCGCCATTCTCGAAAGTCCCTATACGCGCATGCCCTTGTGGCGCGGCACGATCGACAACATCATCGGCGTCGTCCATGCCAAGGATCTGCTGCGCGCGCTGGCCGAGCCGAACATGGAACCGCAGAACCTCGACATCGTCAAGATCGCGCAGAAGCCGTGGTTCGTGCCCGACAGCACCAATCTCGAAGACCAGCTCAACGCCTTCCTGCGCCGCAAGCAGCATTTCGCCGTCGTCGTCGACGAATACGGCGAGGTGCAGGGCATCGTCACGCTGGAGGATATTCTCGAGGAAATCGTCGGCGATATTTCCGACGAGCACGATATCGAGATACAGGGCGTGCGCCAGGAGGCCGACGGTTCCGTCGTCGTCGACGGCGGCGTGCCGATCCGCGACTTGAACCGCGCCCTCGACTGGCACCTGCCCGACGAGGAGGCGACGACGATTGCCGGCCTGGTTATCCATGAATCGATGATCATCCCGGAAGAGCGCCAGGCCTTCACCTTTTACGGCAAGCGTTTCATCGTCATGAAACGGGAAAAGAACCGCATCACCAAGCTGCGCATCCGCCCCGCCGGAGAAGACGGCGCAAAACCGGCGTGA
- a CDS encoding J domain-containing protein has protein sequence MRLDSKYFDRIRTRRKREQETEQAPPTCQWDGCDKKGSHRAPVGRNAEGQFFLFCFEHVKDYNKGYNYFSGLSDGEIARYQKEAITGHRPTWTVGVNKSAKDSPLHSEVRSGAYTRVRDPFGFVKEGGKGSGPRFPQARKLKSLESKAFDTMGLDANATSAEIKSRYKELVKKHHPDANGGDRGSEERFRAVIQAYQLLKQNGFC, from the coding sequence ATGAGACTTGATTCCAAATATTTCGATCGCATCCGAACACGCCGCAAACGCGAGCAGGAGACAGAACAGGCACCGCCTACCTGTCAATGGGACGGTTGCGACAAGAAGGGCTCGCATCGCGCTCCTGTCGGGCGCAATGCGGAAGGCCAGTTCTTTTTGTTCTGCTTCGAGCACGTCAAGGACTACAACAAGGGCTATAATTATTTCTCCGGTCTGTCGGACGGCGAGATCGCCCGCTACCAGAAAGAGGCGATCACCGGCCACCGGCCGACATGGACCGTCGGCGTCAACAAGTCGGCGAAGGACAGCCCGCTGCATTCGGAGGTGCGCTCCGGCGCCTATACCCGCGTTCGCGATCCCTTCGGCTTCGTCAAGGAAGGCGGCAAGGGCAGCGGGCCGCGTTTTCCCCAGGCGCGCAAGCTGAAGTCGCTGGAAAGCAAGGCCTTCGATACGATGGGTCTCGACGCCAATGCGACGTCGGCCGAGATCAAGAGCCGCTACAAGGAACTGGTCAAGAAGCACCATCCGGATGCCAATGGCGGCGACCGCGGCTCGGAAGAGCGTTTTCGCGCCGTCATCCAGGCCTATCAATTGTTGAAGCAGAACGGTTTTTGTTAA
- a CDS encoding murein L,D-transpeptidase family protein, producing MRIRYFAYVSLMALALTGCNDALESAQVDLSKVKNKVEQPLPPHILTAMSAKGMDRNSPIMIRIFKEEGAMEIWKAKTDNRFDKIADYKICAWSGRLGPKVKTGDRQAPEGFYDLTRANLNPNSKYYLAINTGFPNRYDAANGRTGSDLMIHGACSSSGCYSMTDQQVLEIYAFARDAFKGGQATVQLQAFPFRMTAENMVKHRLDSNYDFWKMLKVGYDNFEVTKRPPEVAVCEKKYVFNQQVTDGGAFNAAGKCPAMSTPPALTAALASYGKTYDADYAKAMSKFDGMAWYDPSEAERKAVVAKTRKGRELAYAPTGTSLEAGRMVKVAELEDLMAKRTAQGLAAKTAPGATPAMPAAPQAISAQPQATAVAAATPAVVPIPTQNPLAFAAPEPQETAEAAAKKPFWKFWARN from the coding sequence ATGCGCATACGTTATTTTGCCTATGTTTCCCTCATGGCGCTGGCTCTGACCGGCTGCAATGACGCATTGGAATCCGCGCAGGTCGATCTCTCCAAGGTCAAGAACAAGGTCGAGCAGCCGCTTCCTCCCCATATCCTCACCGCCATGTCCGCCAAGGGCATGGACCGCAATTCGCCGATCATGATCCGCATCTTCAAGGAAGAGGGTGCCATGGAGATCTGGAAGGCGAAGACCGACAACCGTTTCGACAAGATCGCCGACTACAAGATCTGCGCCTGGTCCGGCCGTCTCGGCCCGAAGGTCAAGACCGGCGACCGGCAGGCGCCGGAAGGTTTCTACGACCTGACGCGCGCCAACCTGAACCCCAATTCCAAATATTATCTGGCGATCAACACCGGCTTCCCGAACCGCTATGACGCGGCGAACGGCCGCACCGGCTCCGATCTGATGATCCATGGCGCCTGCTCGTCCTCCGGCTGCTATTCGATGACCGACCAGCAGGTGCTTGAAATTTACGCCTTTGCCCGCGACGCCTTCAAGGGCGGTCAGGCAACCGTGCAGCTTCAGGCCTTCCCCTTCCGCATGACGGCGGAAAACATGGTCAAGCATCGCCTCGACAGCAATTACGACTTCTGGAAAATGCTGAAGGTCGGCTACGACAATTTCGAAGTGACGAAGCGCCCGCCCGAGGTGGCCGTCTGCGAGAAGAAATACGTCTTCAATCAGCAGGTAACCGATGGCGGCGCCTTCAATGCCGCCGGCAAATGCCCTGCCATGTCGACGCCGCCGGCGCTGACGGCCGCTCTTGCCTCCTACGGCAAGACCTATGATGCCGATTATGCCAAGGCGATGAGCAAATTCGACGGCATGGCCTGGTACGACCCCTCCGAGGCCGAGCGCAAGGCCGTCGTCGCCAAGACGCGCAAGGGCCGCGAACTGGCTTATGCCCCGACCGGCACCTCGCTGGAAGCCGGCCGCATGGTCAAGGTCGCCGAACTCGAAGACCTGATGGCCAAGCGCACCGCGCAGGGGCTGGCCGCCAAGACCGCGCCGGGCGCCACGCCGGCAATGCCTGCCGCACCGCAGGCAATCTCGGCCCAGCCGCAGGCAACCGCAGTCGCTGCCGCGACACCGGCGGTCGTGCCCATCCCGACGCAGAACCCGCTGGCCTTTGCGGCGCCCGAACCGCAGGAAACCGCGGAAGCCGCGGCAAAGAAGCCGTTCTGGAAATTCTGGGCGCGGAACTGA
- a CDS encoding sulfurtransferase TusA family protein: protein MSPVLYDLRGLKCPFPVIKTRKKLAAMASGTLIRVDTTDPLAVIDMPHFCNEDGHELVETEKTETGHRFLIRKG from the coding sequence TTGAGCCCCGTTCTCTACGATCTTCGCGGCCTGAAATGCCCATTTCCGGTGATCAAGACACGCAAGAAGCTTGCCGCCATGGCGAGCGGAACGCTCATTCGCGTCGACACCACCGATCCGCTGGCGGTGATCGACATGCCGCATTTCTGCAATGAGGACGGCCACGAGCTGGTCGAGACCGAAAAGACCGAAACCGGCCACCGCTTTCTGATTCGAAAGGGCTAA
- the xerD gene encoding site-specific tyrosine recombinase XerD, with translation MVDLSRAHVESFLEMMSAERGAAANTLQSYERDLEDIHSFLTGRSVRLTEAASADLSAYLASLARKGFKPSSQARRLAAMRQFYKFLYAEGLRTDDPTGILDAPKKGRPLPKTMGVEEVGKLLAQAEAEAGDAGPGQLQRLRMLALLELLYATGMRVSELVSLPARVLDQEGRFLMIRGKGNKERLVPLSQSAIAALKAYGRLLAAENAAAKAPQESPWLFPAASKEGYLPRQVFARDLKNLAIRAGLTPSMISPHVMRHAFASHLLANGADLRVVQELLGHSDISTTQIYTHVLEERLQQLVQTHHPLAKQAKKHE, from the coding sequence ATGGTGGATCTGAGCCGCGCCCATGTGGAATCCTTCCTGGAGATGATGAGCGCCGAGCGCGGTGCGGCCGCCAACACGCTGCAATCCTATGAGCGCGACCTCGAGGATATTCATTCGTTCCTGACCGGGCGCAGCGTGCGGCTGACCGAAGCCGCCTCCGCCGATCTTTCCGCCTATCTCGCCTCGCTCGCCCGAAAGGGTTTCAAACCCTCTTCCCAGGCGCGCCGGCTTGCCGCCATGCGGCAGTTCTACAAGTTCCTCTATGCCGAGGGCCTGAGGACCGACGATCCCACCGGCATTCTCGACGCGCCGAAGAAGGGCCGCCCGCTGCCGAAGACGATGGGCGTCGAGGAGGTCGGCAAGCTGCTTGCACAGGCCGAGGCCGAAGCGGGCGATGCGGGCCCGGGCCAGTTGCAGCGCCTGCGCATGCTGGCGCTGCTGGAGCTGCTCTACGCCACCGGCATGCGGGTCAGCGAACTGGTTTCTCTTCCCGCCCGCGTGCTCGATCAGGAAGGCCGTTTCCTGATGATCCGCGGCAAGGGCAACAAGGAGCGGCTGGTGCCGCTGTCGCAATCGGCGATAGCCGCGCTGAAAGCCTATGGGCGCCTGCTGGCGGCGGAAAATGCCGCGGCCAAGGCCCCGCAGGAAAGCCCATGGCTGTTTCCGGCCGCCTCGAAGGAGGGCTATCTGCCGCGTCAGGTTTTCGCCCGCGACCTGAAGAACCTGGCGATCCGCGCCGGCCTGACGCCATCGATGATCTCGCCGCATGTGATGCGCCACGCCTTTGCCAGCCACCTGCTGGCCAATGGCGCCGACCTGCGCGTCGTGCAGGAACTCCTCGGCCATTCGGACATTTCGACCACACAGATCTATACGCATGTGCTCGAAGAGAGGCTGCAGCAGCTCGTCCAGACGCATCACCCCCTTGCCAAACAGGCGAAAAAGCACGAATAG
- a CDS encoding BolA family transcriptional regulator, whose protein sequence is MMTLRTRIEEKLVEAFAPERLSVVDESHLHAGHQPDITGTGETHMRVRIVSAKFAGLSRLARHRAITDLLKPELDAGLHALAVEPAAPGEPTRW, encoded by the coding sequence ATGATGACCCTGCGAACCCGCATCGAAGAAAAACTAGTCGAAGCCTTCGCGCCGGAGCGCCTGAGCGTCGTCGACGAAAGCCATCTGCATGCCGGCCATCAGCCCGACATCACCGGAACCGGCGAAACCCATATGCGGGTGAGAATCGTCTCGGCCAAGTTCGCCGGCCTGTCGCGGCTGGCGCGCCACCGGGCGATCACCGACCTGTTGAAACCGGAACTCGATGCCGGCCTGCATGCACTGGCCGTCGAGCCGGCAGCACCTGGCGAGCCGACACGCTGGTAG
- a CDS encoding acetyl-CoA carboxylase carboxyltransferase subunit alpha: MHNYLDFEKPISDLEGKIIELKKLATEDESIDTTDEIGRLEVRVREAIVEIYSKLNPWQKTQVARHPQRPHFVDYAKTLFQEFTPLAGDRKFSEDAAIQAGLARFRGQPVAVIGQEKGNDTKTRLKHNFGSPRPEGYRKAIRILEMADRFGLPVISLVDTAGAYPGVGAEERGQAEAIARSTEMCLGVKVPLVSVVIGEGGSGGAIAIATGNKVYMLEHSIYSVISPEGAASILWRDSTRAREAATNMKITAEDLKSLGVIDGIISEPLGGAHRDPDSVIAATGDMIANALGEMASRSGEQLRNERRQKFLNIGRNL; the protein is encoded by the coding sequence ATGCACAATTATCTCGACTTCGAAAAGCCGATCTCCGACCTCGAAGGCAAGATCATCGAGCTGAAGAAGCTCGCAACGGAAGACGAGAGCATCGACACCACCGATGAGATCGGCAGGCTGGAGGTTCGCGTCCGCGAGGCGATCGTCGAAATCTATTCCAAGCTCAATCCCTGGCAGAAGACCCAGGTCGCCCGCCATCCGCAGCGCCCGCATTTCGTCGATTACGCCAAGACGCTGTTTCAGGAATTCACGCCGCTCGCCGGCGACCGCAAATTTTCCGAGGATGCCGCGATCCAGGCGGGCCTCGCCCGCTTCCGCGGCCAGCCCGTCGCCGTCATCGGCCAGGAAAAGGGCAACGACACCAAGACCCGCCTGAAGCACAATTTCGGCAGCCCCCGCCCGGAAGGCTACCGCAAGGCGATCCGCATCCTCGAAATGGCCGATCGTTTCGGCCTGCCGGTGATTTCGCTGGTGGATACGGCAGGCGCCTATCCCGGCGTCGGCGCCGAAGAGCGCGGCCAGGCCGAGGCGATCGCCCGCTCGACGGAAATGTGTCTCGGCGTCAAGGTTCCGCTCGTTTCCGTCGTCATCGGCGAAGGCGGCTCGGGCGGCGCCATCGCGATCGCCACCGGCAACAAGGTCTATATGCTCGAGCATTCGATCTACAGCGTCATCTCTCCTGAGGGCGCCGCCTCCATCCTCTGGCGCGATTCCACCCGCGCCCGCGAAGCGGCGACCAACATGAAGATCACCGCCGAAGACCTGAAATCGCTCGGCGTCATCGACGGCATCATTTCCGAGCCGCTCGGCGGCGCGCATCGCGATCCCGACAGCGTCATTGCCGCGACCGGCGACATGATCGCCAATGCGCTCGGCGAAATGGCCTCCCGTTCCGGCGAACAGCTGCGCAACGAGCGCCGCCAGAAATTCCTCAATATCGGCCGCAATCTCTAA
- the aroB gene encoding 3-dehydroquinate synthase, whose protein sequence is MNAIPSAAAVQTVHVPLDERAYDILIGPGLIARAGAEIASRLKGRKAAVVTDENVAPLYLKALVASLDEAGIASAAVVLPAGEKTKSFEHLMTACDKVLEARVERNDCVVALGGGVIGDLSGFAAGIVRRGVRFVQLPTSLLAQVDSSVGGKTGINSRHGKNLIGVFHQPDLVLADTDVLNTLSEREFRAGYAEVAKYGLIDKPDFFAWLEANWQAVFAGGSARIEAIAASCQAKADVVVADERENGQRALLNLGHTFGHALEAATTYDSARLVHGEGVSIGMVLAHEFSARMNLASPDDARRVERHLQEVGLPTRMSDIPGELPPAEMLMDAIAQDKKVKSGKLTFILTRGIGQSFVADDVPASEVISFLREKHP, encoded by the coding sequence ATGAATGCGATACCCTCCGCCGCCGCCGTCCAGACGGTGCATGTGCCGCTCGACGAGCGCGCCTACGACATCCTGATCGGGCCGGGGCTGATCGCGCGGGCCGGCGCCGAAATCGCCTCCCGCCTCAAGGGCCGCAAGGCGGCTGTCGTCACCGACGAAAATGTCGCGCCGCTCTATCTCAAGGCGCTTGTCGCAAGCCTTGATGAAGCGGGCATCGCCTCGGCCGCGGTCGTCCTGCCGGCCGGCGAGAAGACCAAGAGCTTCGAACATCTGATGACCGCCTGCGACAAGGTGCTCGAGGCCCGCGTCGAGCGTAACGATTGCGTCGTCGCGCTCGGCGGCGGCGTCATCGGCGACCTCTCGGGATTTGCGGCAGGGATCGTGCGGCGCGGCGTGCGCTTCGTGCAGCTGCCGACCTCGCTGCTGGCGCAGGTCGATTCCTCCGTCGGCGGCAAGACCGGCATTAATTCCCGCCACGGCAAGAACCTGATTGGCGTCTTCCATCAGCCGGATCTGGTTCTGGCTGATACCGACGTGCTGAATACGCTGAGCGAGCGCGAATTCCGCGCCGGCTACGCCGAGGTCGCCAAATACGGGCTGATCGACAAGCCGGATTTCTTCGCCTGGCTTGAGGCCAACTGGCAGGCGGTTTTTGCAGGCGGCTCCGCCCGCATTGAGGCGATTGCCGCCAGCTGCCAGGCGAAGGCCGATGTCGTCGTTGCCGACGAGCGCGAGAACGGCCAGCGGGCGCTGCTCAATCTCGGCCATACGTTCGGCCATGCGCTGGAGGCGGCGACCACCTATGACAGCGCCCGCCTCGTGCATGGCGAAGGCGTCTCGATCGGCATGGTGCTGGCGCATGAATTTTCCGCACGGATGAACCTTGCAAGCCCCGACGATGCGCGGCGCGTCGAGCGGCATCTGCAGGAGGTTGGCCTGCCGACCCGCATGTCCGATATTCCGGGCGAGCTGCCGCCGGCCGAGATGCTGATGGATGCAATCGCCCAGGACAAGAAGGTCAAGAGCGGCAAGCTCACCTTCATTCTGACGCGCGGCATCGGCCAATCCTTCGTCGCCGACGATGTTCCGGCCTCCGAAGTGATCAGCTTTCTCAGGGAAAAACACCCCTGA
- a CDS encoding shikimate kinase, whose product MSEPLLTVADSLKDRARAALGSRNLILVGLMGAGKSAVGRIVASQLGIPFIDSDHEIERVSRMTIPELFAAYGEEEFRALETRVMKRLVRSGPRVVSTGGGAFINERTRRHIKKGGVSVWLKADLDVLWERVNKRDNRPLLKTENPRQTLEGLMNARYPIYAQADLTVLSRDVRKEIMADEVLQALIEAQKENAAS is encoded by the coding sequence ATGAGTGAACCACTGCTGACCGTTGCTGACAGCCTGAAAGACAGAGCTCGCGCCGCGCTCGGTTCACGCAATCTGATCCTGGTCGGGCTGATGGGCGCGGGAAAATCCGCCGTCGGCCGCATCGTCGCCAGCCAGCTCGGCATTCCCTTCATCGACAGCGACCATGAAATCGAGCGGGTGTCGCGCATGACGATCCCCGAACTTTTCGCCGCCTATGGCGAGGAAGAGTTCCGGGCGCTGGAAACGCGGGTGATGAAGCGGCTCGTCAGGAGCGGGCCACGGGTCGTGTCCACAGGCGGCGGCGCCTTCATCAACGAGCGGACGCGCAGGCACATCAAGAAGGGCGGCGTTTCCGTCTGGCTGAAGGCGGACCTCGACGTGCTCTGGGAGCGCGTCAACAAGCGCGACAACCGGCCCTTGCTCAAGACCGAAAACCCCAGGCAGACGCTCGAAGGCCTGATGAATGCGCGCTACCCGATCTATGCGCAGGCCGACCTCACCGTGCTCTCGCGTGACGTGCGCAAGGAAATCATGGCCGACGAGGTGCTGCAGGCGCTGATCGAAGCCCAGAAGGAAAATGCAGCCTCATGA
- the cobT gene encoding cobaltochelatase subunit CobT yields MAARGDNSKAKPGAPVDVEPLRRAISGCVRSVAGDGDVEVTFANERPGMTGERIRLPELSKRPTAHELAVTRGLGDSMALRLACHDEKMHATMAPQGSDARAIFDVVEQARVESIGALRMEGMASNLRSMTEEKYSKANFTGIERQEDAPVGEAVAMMVREKLTGQRPPETAGKVLDLWRGFIEDKAGAELDNLSGAINDQQAFAKVVRNMLSAMEMAEEYGDDDSDADNDDQSDQEDQPSGDEQDQDEVDEDAGTDAAPVEDSEVADEQMEDGETEGAEISDDDMMEEGEDDSETPGETRRPNTPFADFNEKVDYHVFTEEFDEIITAEELCDAAELERLRAFLDKQLAHLQGAVGRLANRLQRRLMAQQNRSWDFDLEEGYLDPARLQRIIIDPMQALSFKMERDTQFRDTVVTLLIDNSGSMRGRPITVAATCADILARTLERCGVKVEILGFTTKAWKGGQARESWLAGGKPQTPGRLNDLRHIIYKSADAPWRRARANLGLMMREGLLKENIDGEALIWAHNRLLARREQRRILMMISDGAPVDDSTLSVNPGNYLERHLRAVIERIETRSPVELLAIGIGHDVTRYYRRAVTIVDADELAGAMTEQLASLFEDQSVQPRGGRLRRAG; encoded by the coding sequence ATGGCAGCTCGCGGTGACAATTCGAAAGCAAAGCCCGGCGCGCCCGTCGACGTCGAGCCATTGCGCCGGGCAATATCCGGCTGCGTGCGCTCGGTCGCCGGCGACGGCGATGTCGAGGTAACCTTCGCCAATGAACGGCCGGGGATGACCGGCGAGCGCATCCGGCTGCCGGAGCTTTCCAAGCGGCCGACGGCGCATGAGCTGGCGGTCACCCGCGGGCTCGGCGATTCCATGGCGCTGCGCCTTGCCTGCCATGACGAGAAGATGCATGCGACGATGGCGCCGCAGGGCTCTGACGCCCGCGCGATCTTCGATGTCGTCGAGCAGGCGCGCGTCGAATCGATCGGCGCGCTGCGCATGGAGGGCATGGCGTCGAACCTGCGCTCCATGACCGAGGAGAAATATTCCAAGGCGAATTTCACCGGCATCGAGCGTCAGGAAGACGCACCGGTCGGCGAAGCCGTCGCGATGATGGTGCGCGAGAAGCTGACCGGCCAGCGCCCGCCTGAAACTGCCGGCAAGGTGCTCGACCTCTGGCGCGGCTTCATCGAGGACAAGGCGGGGGCCGAGCTCGACAATCTGTCGGGCGCGATCAACGACCAGCAGGCCTTCGCCAAGGTCGTCCGCAACATGCTGTCGGCCATGGAAATGGCCGAGGAATACGGCGACGACGACAGCGACGCCGACAATGACGACCAGTCGGATCAGGAAGACCAGCCGAGCGGCGACGAGCAGGATCAGGACGAGGTCGACGAGGATGCCGGCACCGATGCCGCCCCGGTCGAGGACAGCGAAGTCGCCGACGAGCAGATGGAGGACGGCGAGACCGAAGGCGCCGAAATCTCCGACGACGACATGATGGAAGAGGGCGAGGACGATTCGGAGACGCCGGGCGAGACCCGCCGTCCGAACACGCCTTTCGCTGATTTCAACGAGAAGGTCGATTATCACGTCTTTACCGAAGAGTTCGACGAGATCATCACCGCCGAGGAACTCTGCGATGCGGCCGAGCTGGAGCGCCTGCGCGCCTTCCTCGACAAGCAGCTGGCGCATCTGCAGGGCGCCGTCGGCCGCCTCGCCAACCGGCTGCAGCGCCGCCTGATGGCGCAGCAGAACCGCTCCTGGGATTTCGACCTGGAGGAAGGTTATCTCGATCCGGCCCGGCTGCAGCGTATCATCATCGATCCGATGCAGGCGCTTTCCTTCAAGATGGAGCGCGATACGCAGTTCCGCGACACGGTCGTCACCCTGCTGATCGACAATTCCGGCTCGATGCGCGGCCGGCCGATCACGGTTGCCGCCACCTGCGCCGATATTCTCGCCCGCACGCTGGAGCGCTGCGGCGTCAAGGTCGAGATCCTCGGCTTCACCACCAAGGCCTGGAAGGGCGGGCAGGCACGGGAAAGCTGGCTTGCCGGCGGCAAGCCGCAGACGCCGGGCCGCCTCAACGACTTGCGCCACATCATCTACAAATCGGCCGATGCGCCGTGGCGGCGGGCACGCGCCAATCTAGGGCTGATGATGCGCGAGGGGCTGCTCAAGGAAAATATCGACGGCGAGGCGCTGATCTGGGCGCATAACCGCCTGCTCGCCCGTCGCGAGCAGCGTCGCATCCTGATGATGATCTCGGACGGGGCGCCGGTCGACGATTCGACGCTGTCGGTCAATCCGGGCAATTATCTCGAGCGGCACCTGCGCGCCGTCATCGAACGGATCGAGACCCGCTCGCCTGTCGAATTGCTGGCGATCGGCATCGGTCACGACGTGACGCGCTACTATCGCCGCGCCGTCACGATCGTCGATGCCGACGAGCTTGCCGGCGCGATGACCGAGCAGCTCGCCTCGCTGTTCGAAGATCAATCCGTCCAGCCGCGCGGCGGCCGGCTCCGCCGTGCCGGCTGA
- the cobS gene encoding cobaltochelatase subunit CobS — protein MSKIDLDIAELPDTTVSVRETFGIDSDIRVPAYSKGDAYVPDLDPDYLFDRDTTLAILAGFAHNRRVMISGYHGTGKSSHIEQVAARLNWPCVRINLDSHVSRIDLVGKDAIVIKDGLQITEFKDGILPWAYQHNVALVFDEYDAGRPDVMFVIQRVLESSGRLTLLDQSRVIRPHPAFRLFATANTIGLGDTTGLYHGTQQINQAQMDRWSIVTTLNYLPHDHEVGIVAAKVKSFGKDREGRETVSKMVRVADLTRAAFMNGDLSTVMSPRTVITWAENAEIFGDLAFAFRVTFLNKCDELERPLVAEHYQRAFGVELKESAANIVLGA, from the coding sequence ATGAGCAAGATCGACCTTGATATAGCAGAACTGCCCGATACCACCGTTTCGGTCCGCGAGACCTTCGGTATCGATTCCGACATCCGCGTTCCCGCCTACAGCAAGGGCGACGCCTATGTGCCGGACCTCGACCCCGATTACCTGTTCGACCGCGACACGACGCTCGCCATTCTGGCCGGCTTCGCCCATAACCGCCGCGTGATGATCTCCGGCTATCACGGAACGGGCAAGTCCTCGCATATCGAGCAGGTGGCGGCGCGCCTCAACTGGCCCTGCGTGCGCATCAACCTCGACAGCCATGTCAGCCGTATCGATCTGGTCGGCAAGGACGCGATCGTCATCAAGGACGGGCTGCAGATCACCGAATTCAAGGACGGCATCCTGCCCTGGGCCTATCAGCACAATGTCGCGCTCGTCTTCGACGAATATGACGCCGGCCGTCCCGATGTGATGTTCGTCATCCAGCGCGTGCTGGAATCCTCCGGCCGCCTGACGCTGCTCGACCAGAGCCGCGTCATCCGGCCGCACCCGGCCTTCCGCCTGTTTGCGACCGCCAATACGATCGGCCTCGGCGACACCACCGGCCTTTATCATGGCACGCAGCAGATCAACCAGGCACAGATGGACCGCTGGTCGATCGTCACGACGCTGAATTATCTGCCGCATGATCACGAAGTGGGCATCGTCGCCGCCAAGGTTAAGAGCTTCGGCAAGGACAGGGAAGGCCGCGAGACCGTGTCGAAGATGGTCCGTGTCGCCGACCTGACCCGCGCCGCCTTCATGAACGGCGATCTCTCCACCGTCATGAGCCCGCGTACCGTCATCACCTGGGCCGAGAATGCCGAGATCTTCGGCGATCTCGCCTTCGCCTTCCGCGTCACCTTCCTCAACAAGTGCGACGAGCTGGAGCGTCCTCTGGTCGCCGAGCACTATCAGCGCGCCTTTGGCGTCGAGCTGAAGGAGAGTGCCGCCAATATCGTTCTCGGAGCCTGA